GCAAGTCTTACTGCTTCTTCCTTAAACTGCTTATCGTATTTCCTGTTCACTTTCCTTTCTTGCATTTCACACCTCCTTAGGTTATATGATTCTACTATAACCTAACCCTTTGGTGTGTCCACTATTTCGGGGGAGGTGCAAAAATGAATCCTTCCCATACAAAGAACTTTCCGTCTTTGTCATTACTATCAGCCATTCGCCTATAGTTTAGGTGCATTTCTTTTGCTTTCTTTTCTAAACCTGCCACTGGCATTCCAATAACTACCAGTTGATTAAATGCCTCAACCTGCTTTTTTGCCCACTCTACCTTCAGTTCCGCGTAGATGAAAAGAATACAGGTAAAAATTATGAAGGCGAGAACAGCTTTAGCGAAGAACTTCAATACTCTGCGCAGAAATGTCGGTTGTGACTTTATCAGGGGCTCATGGTTCATTGCGTTGCCCCCGAATTCACGCACTATATCCGTTAAAGACCCACGATAGCACCAGACAATCCAGCAAATGAAATAAAGCGCCATAGATACCTTTAAATTTTCCCATCTCAACATTTGGTTGCCAACAGCGGAATGATAAAGCCAATAAACCCAATCTACAGCAAACATCGCTGGCACGAGAGCAGCCACTACACGTAAAGGCCACGCATGAGGTCTAAATCGAATTGAGTTGTATATCGTAATCACGCTCCAAGGTGCAAAAACATACGTAAGCCCACCCATGATGAGGCTGATTCCTACATCCCAATCACATATGTCGTAGTACACCGCACCGTAGAGGAGCCAGAGCATCCCTATGCCGAAGGTGGCAAGTTTCCAAGGGCGCCGCAATTCGCTGAAGTATTTCCTGTCGGGCAGGAAGGTAATTAAGATATTCTTTTCTGTCATTTTGTTTCTTTTGTTGCACAACCAATTATTGACCAGTTTCTTGACTTTATCGGAATTCTCATGCCGTGTCAAACAAGACAACAAACAAGAAAACAAGGTAATGTCAATTATTATGTGTCAGTAAGAAAGGGGTATTAGTTCCCTCCTTTTTGTTTTCATAGGTAAATACAGCATACAGTATTCTTTCCATACTCGTTCTGTCGCTGAACACACCCATAGGTCTTGTCCTTCTCCTTACCTCTCTAAACCTCCTCTCTATTGCGTTCGTCGTCCTTACAGCTTTCCTTACAGGTTCTTCCTTGAATCTAAAAAAGGTAAGAAGAGCATCAATATCCTTTCTTAAGCAAAGAACTGCTTTAGGATATATCCTCTCCCATTTATCGGCAAATACCCTTGCGCTGCTTCTTGCCTTCCTTTCATCCTTTGCCCTGTATATCCTCCGAAGGTCTTTCTTTACCTCTTCCGTATCCTTCTTCTTTACCTTGTTAATGATATTTCTCATCTTATGCGCCCAGCATCTCTGGATTGGAATATCAGGATATACAGTCTTTAGGGCTGCAAGAAGCCCTTTGCCTCCATCAACACATAGAACATCTGTTCCTTCTCCGAGAAGTCCTCTCTTATACAGGTTTGTAAGAAACCTCTCCCATTCAGCCTCGCTTTCGCTTCCTGCAATATAAAAGTCTATAACCTCTTTCTTTAAATCATGCCGTATACCTAATGCTACAAGGACAATCTTCTTTATTGCCCCAACTCCTGTCTTTTTTGTTAGCACAACACCATCAAGGATTATGGCCTTATACTTATCCGCAAGTCTGCGCCTGTGAAATGCCTCTACTGCCTTGTCAAGGGTCTTGGCTACTATTGATACAGTGGATGGGCTTATCCTCTCTCCCAGCACGCTTAATAGCGCTTCGCCTACTTTGCGAGTGGATAGCCCAAGAACAAAACAACCCAGAATCATCTGGTCTATATCTGGGCTGCGTCTTGCATATGCCTTGAGAACAGATATGGCGCTGAATGTCCTTGTCCTGGGAACATCCAGCTCTATATCTCCAAGCCCTGTTAGAAGATGCCTTGAGTAATAACCGTTCCTGCGGTCATAGATACCTTGATTGGATATCTCAAGGAACTGCCGTTCCAGATAAGCAGCCATCCTGTCCTCTATTACTTGTTTAACCGCCTTCCTGCCTTCTTCCTTCCAATCGTTCTCTTTCCACTGGTGATAGTCAATATTCATTTCCTTGACTATCCTTACTGCCTGTGCATAATTCTCTATTGTGGCTCTTTGAGTCATGGGGTATCCTCCTTTTGTTTTGGTATTGGCTTACCATGGAGATACCCCTTTCTTGCTTCTGACACAAGAAATAATACATTACCATTTTTATAACAAACTTGACAACCGGCAAAACCATGCTACAATAATTTTCGTTCAAAATACATTAACCCCATAAGCCCTCACCGGAAGGGAGGCGGGGAAGTATTAAGGAGGCAGGACATGAAACGACACATGGCATTAGGTTTATTTTTAGCCATTTTTATGGCTATGGCATTCAGCCTGGCGAACCCCGCAGCATCCTTGGCAGTGGGTGAAGAACATGCAATAGAAGGGGTGAAACATGCAAAAGAGGGTGTAATGCATCTAAAGGAGGCTATAAAGCACCTTGAAG
The Deltaproteobacteria bacterium genome window above contains:
- a CDS encoding IS256 family transposase is translated as MTQRATIENYAQAVRIVKEMNIDYHQWKENDWKEEGRKAVKQVIEDRMAAYLERQFLEISNQGIYDRRNGYYSRHLLTGLGDIELDVPRTRTFSAISVLKAYARRSPDIDQMILGCFVLGLSTRKVGEALLSVLGERISPSTVSIVAKTLDKAVEAFHRRRLADKYKAIILDGVVLTKKTGVGAIKKIVLVALGIRHDLKKEVIDFYIAGSESEAEWERFLTNLYKRGLLGEGTDVLCVDGGKGLLAALKTVYPDIPIQRCWAHKMRNIINKVKKKDTEEVKKDLRRIYRAKDERKARSSARVFADKWERIYPKAVLCLRKDIDALLTFFRFKEEPVRKAVRTTNAIERRFREVRRRTRPMGVFSDRTSMERILYAVFTYENKKEGTNTPFLLTHNN